One region of Salvia miltiorrhiza cultivar Shanhuang (shh) chromosome 3, IMPLAD_Smil_shh, whole genome shotgun sequence genomic DNA includes:
- the LOC131014767 gene encoding uncharacterized protein LOC131014767, protein MGGGVAEATLVEAALRVLNTADPFEKARLGDEIANKWLKGDIKVAYDASKDIQVPDRPSRGSNVKLVSPSEMPKLGKAGSLQSRQALVHSLVHTESWAIDLSWDIIARFGKQEAMPRDFFTDFVKVAQDEGRHFTLLAERLKELGSFYGALPAHDGLWDSAAATSNDLLARLAIEHCVHEARGLDVVPTTISRFRKGGDDKTAELLETVVYPEEITHCAAGVKWFKFLILRKGSKDKDVAVEEAEDDGRVNAEVIPKFHEIVRAFFRGPLKPPFNEVARKAAGFGPQWYQPLAVKD, encoded by the exons ATGGGCGGCGGAGTTGCGGAGGCGACTCTGGTGGAGGCAGCGCTGAGAGTGCTGAACACGGCGGATCCTTTTGAGAAAGCTCGACTCGGCGATGAAATCGCCAACAAATGGCTCAAAGGAGATATCAAAGTCGCCTACGATGCTTCCAAGGACATCCAAGTACCCGATCGCCCTTCCCGAGGCTCAAAT GTGAAGCTGGTTTCGCCTAGTGAGATGCCGAAGCTGGGAAAGGCGGGGAGCCTGCAGAGTAGGCAGGCCCTTGTGCATAGTCTTGTGCATACTGAGAGCTGGGCTATTGACTTATCTTGG GACATAATTGCTCGATTTGGTAAGCAAGAGGCAATGCCAAGAGATTTTTTCACAGATTTTGTGAAAGTGGCACAAGATGAAGGTCGGCACTTCACCCTGCTTGCAGAAAGATTGAAGGAACTGGGATCTTTCTATGGAGCATTGCCTGCTCATGACGGTCTCTGGGATTCAGCCGCCGCTACTTCCAACGATCTGTTAGCACGTTTAGCAATCGAGCATTGTGTTCACGAG GCTAGAGGGCTGGACGTTGTGCCCACAACGATATCACGTTTCCGCAAAGGAGGCGACGACAAGACAGCCGAATTGCTGGAGACAGTGGTCTATCCAGAAGAGATAACTCACTGTGCAGCTGGAGTGAAGTGGTTCAAGTTTCTGATTCTCCGCAAAGGATCGAAAGACAAAGATGTCGCAGTAGAGGAAGCTGAAGACGACGGGCGTGTCAATGCTGAAGTGATCCCTAAGTTCCACGAAATAGTGAGGGCTTTCTTCAGAGGGCCACTCAAGCCGCCTTTCAATGAGGTAGCAAGAAAAGCTGCTGGATTTGGACCTCAATGGTACCAACCTCTTGCTGTCAAAGACTag
- the LOC131014765 gene encoding mRNA cap guanine-N7 methyltransferase 2 isoform X2 yields the protein MLSSFPPPRPTESIHHRLIHFVKAALINIFVSPYATVCDLYCGKVPDEEKLDEAQIGHYIGIDVATSGVNEVREAWESRRKAYTSEFLEFDPCIEDVDLHWKDKENKADIVFCMEHLPLCVETEEKVRRLLHNVSSLLKPGGYFLGITPDSSTIWAKYQKNVEAYHNKGVGLKPNIFPNCIRSESYMITFEVEEEKFPFFGKKYQLKFSGDMSAETQCLVHFPSLIRLARDAGLEYVEIQNLTEFYDDYRAQLTGMLMDAGHNIVDQRGRLLQRSYDVLGLYTTFIFRKPDPDIAPPLMTPLLDDGSHNHDEGWFLGDDMK from the exons ATGCTGAGTTCATTCCCTCCTCCGCGGCCCACCGAGTCAATCCACCACCGTCTAATCCACTTCGTCAAAGCTGCTCTCATCAACATCTTCGTCTCCCCTTACGCTACC GTGTGTGATTTGTACTGTGGTAAAGTACCTGATGAGGAGAAGTTGGATGAAGCTCAGATTGGTCACTACATTGGCATTG ATGTTGCCACATCTGGGGTGAATGAAGTAAGGGAAGCATGGGAGAGCCGACGGAAGGCTTACACTTCTGAGTTCCTTGAGTTTGATCCTTGCATT GAAGATGTGGACTTGCATTGGAAAGACAAGGAAAACAAGGCTGATATTGTTTTCTGCATGGAACATTTGCCG TTATGTGTTGAGACTGAGGAGAAAGTGAGGAGATTATTGCACAATGTCTCATCTTTGCTGAAGCCGGGAGGTTATTTTCTTGGTATTACTCCCGACTCATCTACTATATG GGCTAAGTACCAGAAAAATGTGGAAGCATACCACAATAAAGGCGTTGGACTGAAGCCCAACATATTTCCAAACTGCATTCGGTCTGAGAGCTACATGATTACTTTTGAAGTCGAGGAAGAGAA GTTCCCTTTTTTTGGAAAGAAGTACCAGCTGAAATTTTCCGGTGACATGTCTGCCGAAACTCAGTGCCTAGTCCATTTCCCAAGCCTGATCAG GTTGGCTAGAGATGCTGGTCTTGAGTATGTTGAGATACAAAATCTGACTGAATTTTATGACGACTACAG AGCACAATTAACAGGAATGCTCATGGATGCTGGCCATAATATTGTGGATCAAAGAGGACGGCTTCTTCAGAGATCATATGATGTCTTAG GTCTGTACACCACATTCATCTTTCGGAAGCCAGATCCAGATATTGCTCCTCCTCTCATGACCCCATTACTGGACGATGGGAGCCACAATCACGATGAG GGATGGTTTTTGGGAGATGATATGAAGTAA
- the LOC131014765 gene encoding mRNA cap guanine-N7 methyltransferase 2 isoform X3, which translates to MLSSFPPPRPTESIHHRLIHFVKAALINIFVSPYATVCDLYCGKVPDEEKLDEAQIGHYIGIDVATSGVNEVREAWESRRKAYTSEFLEFDPCIEDVDLHWKDKENKADIVFCMEHLPLCVETEEKVRRLLHNVSSLLKPGGYFLGITPDSSTIWAKYQKNVEAYHNKGVGLKPNIFPNCIRSESYMITFEVEEEKFPFFGKKYQLKFSGDMSAETQCLVHFPSLIRLARDAGLEYVEIQNLTEFYDDYRAQLTGMLMDAGHNIVDQRGRLLQRSYDVLGLYTTFIFRKPDPDIAPPLMTPLLDDGSHNHDE; encoded by the exons ATGCTGAGTTCATTCCCTCCTCCGCGGCCCACCGAGTCAATCCACCACCGTCTAATCCACTTCGTCAAAGCTGCTCTCATCAACATCTTCGTCTCCCCTTACGCTACC GTGTGTGATTTGTACTGTGGTAAAGTACCTGATGAGGAGAAGTTGGATGAAGCTCAGATTGGTCACTACATTGGCATTG ATGTTGCCACATCTGGGGTGAATGAAGTAAGGGAAGCATGGGAGAGCCGACGGAAGGCTTACACTTCTGAGTTCCTTGAGTTTGATCCTTGCATT GAAGATGTGGACTTGCATTGGAAAGACAAGGAAAACAAGGCTGATATTGTTTTCTGCATGGAACATTTGCCG TTATGTGTTGAGACTGAGGAGAAAGTGAGGAGATTATTGCACAATGTCTCATCTTTGCTGAAGCCGGGAGGTTATTTTCTTGGTATTACTCCCGACTCATCTACTATATG GGCTAAGTACCAGAAAAATGTGGAAGCATACCACAATAAAGGCGTTGGACTGAAGCCCAACATATTTCCAAACTGCATTCGGTCTGAGAGCTACATGATTACTTTTGAAGTCGAGGAAGAGAA GTTCCCTTTTTTTGGAAAGAAGTACCAGCTGAAATTTTCCGGTGACATGTCTGCCGAAACTCAGTGCCTAGTCCATTTCCCAAGCCTGATCAG GTTGGCTAGAGATGCTGGTCTTGAGTATGTTGAGATACAAAATCTGACTGAATTTTATGACGACTACAG AGCACAATTAACAGGAATGCTCATGGATGCTGGCCATAATATTGTGGATCAAAGAGGACGGCTTCTTCAGAGATCATATGATGTCTTAG GTCTGTACACCACATTCATCTTTCGGAAGCCAGATCCAGATATTGCTCCTCCTCTCATGACCCCATTACTGGACGATGGGAGCCACAATCACGATGAG TGA